The following coding sequences lie in one Lolium perenne isolate Kyuss_39 chromosome 2, Kyuss_2.0, whole genome shotgun sequence genomic window:
- the LOC139835462 gene encoding B3 domain-containing protein Os03g0212300-like, translating to MAGPGGRRGGRGRGPGRPRGRGRGRRGGAARAPRSPSPASSSSSHEERCFEFLLRIDDDPLGIKRLPDKFAEFVDGVEPAHLQLREASCNFCRWPVEVLFDGQGKMYLHTGWDKFARDLHLEPGCQLTFLYEGDGEMIVKVFDDTACRVHYPHTGESGSDTDS from the coding sequence atggccggtcccggtggccggcgaggcggtcgaggccgcggtcctgggcgcccccggggccggggaaggggccgccgcggtggagcagcaagggccccacggtcaccgtcacctgcatcctcctcgtcttcgcatgaggaacgctgcttcgagttcctcctccgcatcgacgacgacccactcggcatcaagaggctaccggacaagttcgccgagttcgtcgacggcgtcgagccggcgcacttgcagctacgggaggctagctgcaacttctgccgctggcccgtggaggtcctgttcgacgggcagggcaagatgtacctgcacacggggtgggacaagttcgcccgtgacctccacctcgagcccggctgccagctcaccttcctgtacgagggggacggcgagatgatcgtcaaggtgttcgatgacaccgcctgccgtgtgcactacccccacaccggcgaatccggctcggacaccgatagttag